The following coding sequences lie in one Oryctolagus cuniculus chromosome 7, mOryCun1.1, whole genome shotgun sequence genomic window:
- the SHH gene encoding sonic hedgehog protein isoform X2 gives MNQWPGVKLRVTEGWDEDGHHSEESLHYEGRAVDITTSDRDRSKYGMLARLAVEAGFDWVYYESKAHIHCSVKAENSVAAKSGGCFPGSATVHLEQGGTKLVKDLRPGDRVLAADDQGRLLYSDFLTFLDRDDSARKVFYVIETLEPRERLLLTAAHLLFVAPHNASAAGEPELAPGAGPPPGGAPGRRALFASRVRPGQRVYVVAERDGDRRLLPAAVHSVTLREEATGAYAPLTAQGTILINRVLASCYAVIEEHSWAHRAFAPFRLAHALLAALAPARTDRGGDPAAPGAADAPGAPGPAGIHWYSQLLYQIGTWLLDSEALHPLGMASQSS, from the exons ATGAACCAGTGGCCGGGAGTGAAGCTGCGGGTGACCGAGGGCTGGGACGAGGACGGCCACCATTCGGAGGAGTCGCTGCACTACGAGGGTCGCGCTGTGGACATCACCACGTCTGACCGTGACCGTAGCAAGTACGGCATGCTGGCCCGCCTGGCTGTGGAAGCCGGCTTCGACTGGGTCTACTATGAGTCCAAAGCCCACATCCACTGCTCGGTGAAAGCAG AGAACTCGGTGGCGGCCAAATCGGGCGGCTGCTTCCCTGGCTCCGCCACCGTGCACCTGGAGCAGGGCGGCACGAAGCTGGTGAAAGACTTGCGTCCTGGGGACCGCGTGCTGGCGGCCGACGACCAGGGCCGGCTGCTCTACAGCGACTTCCTCACCTTCCTGGATCGCGACGACAGCGCCAGAAAGGTCTTCTACGTGATCGAGACGCTGGAGCCGCGCGAGCGGCTGCTGCTCACCGCCGCGCACCTGCTGTTCGTCGCGCCGCACAACGCCTCCGCCGCCGGCGAGCCCGAGCTGGCGCCGGGCGCAGGGCCGCCGCCGGGGGGCGCGCCGGGCCGCCGGGCGCTCTTCGCCAGCCGCGTGCGTCCGGGCCAGCGCGTGTACGTGGTGGCCGAGCGCGACGGGGACCGCCGACTGCTGCCAGCCGCCGTGCACAGCGTGACGCTCCGCGAGGAGGCCACGGGCGCCTACGCGCCGCTCACGGCGCAGGGCACCATCCTCATCAACCGGGTGCTGGCCTCGTGCTACGCGGTCATTGAGGAGCACAGCTGGGCACACCGCGCCTTCGCGCCCTTCCGCCTGGCGCACGCGCTCCTGGCCGCGCTGGCGCCCGCGCGCACGGACCGCGGCGGGGACCCGGCCGCGCCAGGTGCGGCCGACGCGCCAGGTGCGCCGGGCCCCGCGGGCATCCACTGGTACTCGCAGCTGCTCTACCAAATCGGCACCTGGCTGTTGGACAGCGAGGCGCTGCACCCCCTGGGCATGGCGAGCCAGTCCAGCTGA
- the SHH gene encoding sonic hedgehog protein isoform X1, which yields MDEMLLLARCLLVVLVSSLLMCSGLACGPGRGFGKRRHPKKLTPLAYKQFIPNVAEKTLGASGRYEGKISRNSERFKELTPNYNPDIIFKDEENTGADRLMTQRCKDKLNALAISVMNQWPGVKLRVTEGWDEDGHHSEESLHYEGRAVDITTSDRDRSKYGMLARLAVEAGFDWVYYESKAHIHCSVKAENSVAAKSGGCFPGSATVHLEQGGTKLVKDLRPGDRVLAADDQGRLLYSDFLTFLDRDDSARKVFYVIETLEPRERLLLTAAHLLFVAPHNASAAGEPELAPGAGPPPGGAPGRRALFASRVRPGQRVYVVAERDGDRRLLPAAVHSVTLREEATGAYAPLTAQGTILINRVLASCYAVIEEHSWAHRAFAPFRLAHALLAALAPARTDRGGDPAAPGAADAPGAPGPAGIHWYSQLLYQIGTWLLDSEALHPLGMASQSS from the exons ATGGACGAGATGCTGCTGCTGGCGCGGTGTCTGCTGGTGGTTCTGGTCTCCTCGCTGCTGATGTGCTCGGGGCTGGCGTGCGGACCAGGAAGGGGATTTGGGAAGAGGCGGCACCCCAAAAAGCTGACCCCTTTAGCCTACAAGCAGTTTATCCCCAACGTGGCGGAGAAGACCCTAGGGGCCAGCGGAAGATATGAAGGGAAGATCTCGAGAAACTCCGAGCGATTTAAGGAACTCACCCCCAATTACAACCCCGACATCATATTTAAGGATGAGGAAAACACAGGAGCAGACAGGCTGATGACTCAG AGGTGTAAGGACAAGTTGAACGCTCTGGCCATCTCAGTGATGAACCAGTGGCCGGGAGTGAAGCTGCGGGTGACCGAGGGCTGGGACGAGGACGGCCACCATTCGGAGGAGTCGCTGCACTACGAGGGTCGCGCTGTGGACATCACCACGTCTGACCGTGACCGTAGCAAGTACGGCATGCTGGCCCGCCTGGCTGTGGAAGCCGGCTTCGACTGGGTCTACTATGAGTCCAAAGCCCACATCCACTGCTCGGTGAAAGCAG AGAACTCGGTGGCGGCCAAATCGGGCGGCTGCTTCCCTGGCTCCGCCACCGTGCACCTGGAGCAGGGCGGCACGAAGCTGGTGAAAGACTTGCGTCCTGGGGACCGCGTGCTGGCGGCCGACGACCAGGGCCGGCTGCTCTACAGCGACTTCCTCACCTTCCTGGATCGCGACGACAGCGCCAGAAAGGTCTTCTACGTGATCGAGACGCTGGAGCCGCGCGAGCGGCTGCTGCTCACCGCCGCGCACCTGCTGTTCGTCGCGCCGCACAACGCCTCCGCCGCCGGCGAGCCCGAGCTGGCGCCGGGCGCAGGGCCGCCGCCGGGGGGCGCGCCGGGCCGCCGGGCGCTCTTCGCCAGCCGCGTGCGTCCGGGCCAGCGCGTGTACGTGGTGGCCGAGCGCGACGGGGACCGCCGACTGCTGCCAGCCGCCGTGCACAGCGTGACGCTCCGCGAGGAGGCCACGGGCGCCTACGCGCCGCTCACGGCGCAGGGCACCATCCTCATCAACCGGGTGCTGGCCTCGTGCTACGCGGTCATTGAGGAGCACAGCTGGGCACACCGCGCCTTCGCGCCCTTCCGCCTGGCGCACGCGCTCCTGGCCGCGCTGGCGCCCGCGCGCACGGACCGCGGCGGGGACCCGGCCGCGCCAGGTGCGGCCGACGCGCCAGGTGCGCCGGGCCCCGCGGGCATCCACTGGTACTCGCAGCTGCTCTACCAAATCGGCACCTGGCTGTTGGACAGCGAGGCGCTGCACCCCCTGGGCATGGCGAGCCAGTCCAGCTGA